The following proteins are co-located in the Sphingomonas donggukensis genome:
- a CDS encoding YciI-like protein translates to MAHWLLTYDLAADYLERRAALRSAHLTLAQAAVDRGELVLGGALADPVDRAVLLFAGDDAAVAEGFARADPYVTEGLVTAWRVRAWTTVVGRDAATPVVIQ, encoded by the coding sequence GTGGCGCACTGGCTGCTGACCTACGACCTGGCCGCCGACTATCTGGAGCGTCGTGCCGCGTTACGCAGCGCGCATCTGACGCTGGCGCAGGCGGCAGTGGATCGGGGTGAGCTGGTGCTCGGCGGGGCGCTCGCTGATCCGGTCGATCGCGCGGTGCTGCTGTTCGCGGGCGACGACGCCGCCGTGGCGGAGGGGTTTGCGCGGGCCGATCCTTATGTGACCGAGGGGCTGGTGACCGCGTGGCGGGTGCGGGCGTGGACGACGGTGGTCGGGCGCGATGCGGCGACGCCGGTGGTGATCCAGTAA
- a CDS encoding thiolase family protein, with protein MREAAIVATARTGIGKAYRGYFNATEAPVLAGHVMNAAVTRAGIDPTRIDDVFWGVGSQWGEQGGNAGRMGIFAGGLPESVPAFTLDRKCGSGLTAVALAARSIIAGDIDVALAGGMESISHTVTKGAPRAQLASVLAKVPHAAMAMIETAEVVAERYGITREAQDRYAAESQQRAAAAIPRTADEIAPITVEKALFDREGNQTGTETVTVTGDEGIRAGTTYDGLAGLKTVWSGGTLVPESHNITAGNASQLSDGAAAQILMERAAAEAEGKNILGLYRGFQAAGCAPEEMGIGPVFAIPKLLERAGLSVGDIGLWELNEAFASQCLYCRDHLGIDPAKYNVNGGAIAVGHPFGMTGSRLVGAALLEGRRRGVRYVVVSMCTAGGMGAAGLFELV; from the coding sequence ATGCGCGAAGCCGCCATCGTTGCCACCGCCCGCACCGGCATCGGCAAGGCTTACCGCGGCTATTTCAACGCGACCGAGGCGCCGGTCCTCGCCGGCCATGTGATGAACGCCGCGGTGACGCGCGCCGGCATCGATCCCACGCGGATCGACGACGTGTTCTGGGGCGTCGGCAGCCAATGGGGCGAACAGGGCGGCAATGCCGGGCGCATGGGCATTTTCGCCGGCGGGCTTCCGGAGTCGGTCCCCGCCTTCACTCTCGACCGCAAATGCGGCTCCGGCCTGACCGCGGTCGCGCTCGCTGCCCGCTCGATCATCGCGGGCGACATCGACGTGGCGCTGGCCGGGGGCATGGAATCGATCAGCCACACGGTGACGAAGGGCGCTCCTCGCGCGCAGCTCGCCTCGGTGCTCGCCAAGGTGCCGCATGCGGCGATGGCGATGATCGAAACCGCGGAAGTGGTCGCAGAACGCTACGGCATCACTCGCGAGGCGCAGGACCGCTACGCCGCCGAAAGCCAGCAGCGTGCCGCCGCCGCCATTCCCCGCACCGCCGACGAGATCGCCCCGATCACCGTCGAAAAGGCGCTGTTCGACCGCGAGGGCAACCAGACCGGGACCGAGACGGTGACCGTCACCGGCGACGAGGGCATCCGCGCCGGCACGACCTACGACGGCCTCGCCGGGCTGAAGACCGTGTGGTCGGGCGGGACATTGGTGCCGGAGAGCCACAATATCACCGCCGGCAACGCCAGCCAGCTGTCGGACGGCGCCGCCGCGCAGATCCTGATGGAGCGCGCCGCCGCCGAGGCGGAGGGCAAGAATATCCTCGGCCTCTACCGCGGCTTCCAGGCGGCAGGCTGCGCCCCCGAGGAAATGGGCATCGGCCCGGTCTTCGCAATCCCCAAGCTGCTGGAGCGCGCCGGGCTGTCGGTCGGCGACATCGGCCTGTGGGAGTTGAACGAGGCATTCGCCAGCCAGTGCCTCTATTGCCGCGACCACCTCGGCATCGATCCCGCTAAATACAACGTCAACGGCGGCGCGATCGCGGTCGGCCACCCGTTCGGCATGACCGGCAGCCGCCTGGTCGGCGCCGCGCTGCTCGAGGGGCGCCGGCGCGGGGTGCGCTATGTCGTGGTCAGCATGTGCACCGCCGGGGGCATGGGCGCGGCGGGGTTGTTTGAACTAGTGTAG
- a CDS encoding crotonase/enoyl-CoA hydratase family protein, with product MTDRVTIAIDAGIADVRLSRPDKMNALDPAMVQGIIDAIDRLRVEPGLRAVVLSGEGRAFCAGLDMASMASGGSGNALDTRSHGPANWMQQLAWGWRALPVPVIGAAHGIAFGGGLQILSGADVVFAAPDTRMSVMEIKWGIVPDMAGYALWRGRVRDDHLRELAYTAREFTAADGQGYGFVTHIADDPHTAAMALAREIAGRNPHAVRAAKRLANQVADADAAAILLAESAEQAALLRSPNQVEAVMANMERRAPHFAD from the coding sequence ATGACCGACCGCGTGACCATCGCCATCGACGCCGGCATCGCCGACGTCCGCCTCTCCCGCCCCGACAAGATGAACGCGCTCGACCCGGCGATGGTGCAGGGGATCATCGACGCGATCGACCGGCTGAGGGTAGAACCCGGCCTGCGCGCCGTCGTGCTGTCGGGCGAAGGCCGCGCTTTCTGCGCCGGGCTCGACATGGCCAGCATGGCGTCGGGCGGATCGGGCAACGCGCTCGATACGCGCAGCCACGGGCCGGCGAACTGGATGCAGCAGCTCGCCTGGGGCTGGCGCGCGCTGCCCGTGCCCGTGATCGGCGCGGCACACGGCATCGCGTTCGGCGGCGGATTGCAAATCCTGTCGGGCGCCGACGTCGTTTTTGCCGCGCCCGACACGCGGATGTCGGTGATGGAGATCAAGTGGGGGATCGTCCCCGACATGGCCGGATACGCCCTGTGGCGCGGTCGGGTGCGCGACGATCACTTGCGCGAGCTGGCGTACACCGCGCGCGAATTCACCGCCGCCGATGGGCAGGGTTACGGCTTCGTCACCCACATCGCCGACGATCCGCATACCGCGGCGATGGCGCTGGCGCGGGAGATCGCGGGCCGCAATCCGCACGCTGTCCGCGCCGCCAAGCGGCTCGCCAACCAAGTCGCCGACGCCGATGCCGCCGCGATCCTGCTGGCCGAAAGCGCCGAGCAGGCGGCACTGCTGCGGTCGCCCAACCAGGTCGAGGCGGTGATGGCGAACATGGAGCGCCGCGCGCCCCACTTCGCCGACTGA
- a CDS encoding winged helix-turn-helix domain-containing protein, whose translation MGPSVRIEIDVPGLADALAARGIAVADQGVALLTDRVASWPGPVVVLVSDSADVAAALDAGAADAIAAGAGADEIAARIAARLRLAAPPIGIGELIIDRIARRVTRAGQRLTLHPREFDLLLHLAHHAGQTVPRSALLEAVWGLRFDPGTNVVAVHVSRLRAKLDRGFAQAMLHTEKGIGYRLAPA comes from the coding sequence ATGGGGCCCAGCGTCAGGATCGAGATCGACGTGCCCGGCCTTGCCGACGCCCTTGCCGCGCGCGGCATCGCCGTGGCGGATCAGGGCGTGGCGCTGCTGACCGATCGCGTCGCATCCTGGCCGGGTCCCGTCGTGGTGCTGGTGTCCGACAGCGCGGACGTCGCCGCCGCGCTCGACGCCGGCGCCGCCGATGCCATCGCCGCCGGGGCGGGCGCGGACGAGATCGCCGCGCGCATCGCCGCGCGCCTGCGCCTTGCCGCGCCGCCGATCGGCATCGGCGAACTCATCATCGACCGCATCGCCCGCCGGGTCACCCGCGCCGGGCAGCGCCTGACGCTCCACCCGCGCGAATTCGACCTGCTGCTCCACCTCGCGCATCACGCCGGGCAGACGGTGCCGCGCTCGGCGTTGCTGGAGGCGGTGTGGGGTCTGCGCTTCGACCCCGGCACCAACGTCGTCGCGGTCCACGTCTCACGCCTGCGCGCCAAGCTCGACCGCGGCTTTGCGCAGGCGATGCTCCATACCGAAAAAGGGATAGGCTATCGGCTCGCACCGGCGTAA
- a CDS encoding transposase, translated as MPRLIAPGSGTAFDIDALVDALDAHPFDTRDEDSFADAGPLLARLGRNPHFLADLAIAELKDRCAGQVATNGYSAQVVLLRPPSARYVLRANFWPAATDDAVRSSGAEAFFYGDAHDHNFPFLTYGYLGPGYWSDYYERDPAAILGLPGERAHLRFVERARLEPGRLMLYRQRLDVHRQLPPEAFSVSLNILGHDPAQPWIDQYRFDIDTDTVVGGLTVAPSEALLALAVQFGNGIDVVETLARRHPFARMRTTALDALLGAGQGHALAEEAVADSDRLVAAHARRRLAAIEATGSDAIAA; from the coding sequence ATGCCCCGCCTGATCGCGCCCGGCTCCGGCACCGCCTTCGACATCGACGCGCTGGTCGACGCGCTCGACGCACACCCGTTCGATACCCGTGACGAGGACAGCTTCGCCGATGCCGGGCCGCTGCTCGCGCGGCTGGGGCGCAACCCGCATTTCCTCGCCGACCTGGCCATCGCCGAGCTGAAGGATCGCTGCGCCGGGCAGGTCGCGACCAACGGCTATTCGGCGCAGGTCGTGCTCCTGCGGCCGCCGTCCGCCCGCTATGTCCTGCGCGCCAATTTCTGGCCCGCCGCGACCGATGACGCGGTACGCAGCAGCGGCGCCGAGGCGTTCTTCTACGGCGACGCGCACGACCATAATTTCCCGTTCCTGACCTACGGCTATCTCGGCCCGGGATATTGGAGCGACTATTACGAGCGCGACCCCGCCGCCATCCTCGGCCTGCCCGGGGAGCGCGCGCACCTGCGCTTCGTCGAGCGCGCCCGGCTCGAGCCCGGACGGCTGATGCTCTATCGCCAGCGGCTGGACGTCCACCGCCAACTGCCGCCCGAGGCCTTCTCGGTCTCACTCAATATTCTCGGCCACGATCCCGCACAGCCGTGGATCGACCAGTATCGCTTCGACATCGACACCGACACGGTGGTCGGCGGGCTGACGGTCGCCCCGTCGGAGGCGCTGCTGGCGCTCGCCGTGCAGTTCGGGAATGGCATCGACGTGGTCGAGACGCTCGCGCGCCGCCACCCGTTCGCGCGGATGCGCACCACCGCGCTCGACGCGCTGCTCGGCGCGGGCCAGGGCCACGCGCTGGCGGAGGAGGCCGTCGCCGACTCCGACCGACTGGTCGCGGCGCACGCCCGCCGCCGGCTCGCCGCGATCGAAGCGACCGGTTCGGATGCGATTGCCGCATAG
- a CDS encoding PaaI family thioesterase, protein MSQPAFDPTPFFRDRPGHHGTTLGIGWHGQGDGWVELALPYDPAQIGDLDSGVIASGPILTLMDQATSLAVWMKRGAFLPHATLDLRIDYLRAATPGRTVIGRGECYRLTHSIAFVRGQAHDGDPDDPLAHVAGTFMVTGKAPGTATGER, encoded by the coding sequence ATGAGCCAGCCTGCGTTCGATCCCACGCCCTTCTTCCGCGACCGGCCCGGTCACCACGGCACGACGCTCGGCATCGGCTGGCACGGGCAGGGCGACGGCTGGGTCGAGCTCGCGCTGCCCTATGATCCGGCGCAGATCGGCGACCTGGATTCCGGGGTGATCGCGTCGGGGCCGATCCTGACGCTGATGGACCAGGCGACGAGCCTTGCCGTGTGGATGAAGCGCGGTGCCTTCCTGCCGCACGCCACGCTCGACCTGCGGATCGATTACCTGCGCGCGGCGACGCCGGGTCGTACCGTCATCGGGCGCGGCGAATGTTACCGGCTGACGCACAGCATCGCCTTTGTGCGGGGGCAGGCGCATGACGGCGACCCGGACGACCCGCTGGCGCATGTCGCCGGCACGTTCATGGTCACGGGCAAGGCGCCCGGCACGGCGACGGGCGAGCGATGA
- a CDS encoding PaaI family thioesterase — protein sequence MILPPYAELLGLSVDMSAADGPVVTMPFAAGVSGRPGFLHGGALGGMLEMAAIVALRAALDDANIVIKPVNLTVDYMRGGREKDTFAAAHIRRLGTRIANIDATAWQDDRANPIASARLTFLIRR from the coding sequence ATGATCCTGCCGCCCTATGCCGAGCTGCTCGGCCTGAGTGTCGATATGAGCGCCGCCGACGGCCCCGTGGTAACGATGCCCTTTGCCGCGGGCGTGTCGGGCCGGCCCGGCTTCCTGCACGGCGGGGCGCTGGGCGGCATGCTGGAGATGGCGGCGATCGTCGCGCTGCGCGCGGCGCTGGACGACGCGAACATTGTCATCAAACCGGTCAATCTCACCGTCGACTATATGCGCGGCGGGCGCGAGAAGGACACGTTCGCCGCCGCGCACATCCGGCGCCTCGGCACACGCATCGCCAACATCGACGCGACCGCGTGGCAGGACGACCGCGCCAACCCGATCGCATCGGCGCGGCTCACGTTCCTGATCCGGCGCTGA